The Streptomyces cyaneogriseus subsp. noncyanogenus region CGAGGTGCTCGGCGCCGGGCGGGGCGGCGGAGCCGCAGACCCCCACCAGGGCGAAGTCGATCCGCCCCTCGACGAGCAGGTCGGCCAGCTCCCTCTCCGACCAGGAGGTGCAGGTCGTCACCTGCGCGTCGGGGGCCACGTCCGCCAGCCGGTCCACCAGCGCGCCGAGCAGCGGGCCGTGGGTGCCGCCCAGGCGGAAGCGGTCCGCGGTGCGGCGCGGGGTGCGGGCGAACCGGGCCGCCTCCCGCTGGAGTTCGGTGACCGCGGGCAGGACGACGCGGGTGCGCTCCAGCACCAGCTCGCCCAGCGCGGTGGCCCGTACGCCGTGCCGTCCGCGCTCGAACAGGGCACCGCCGAGCGCCCGTTCGATCCGCTTGAGCTGTGCGCTCAGCGCGGGCTGGGCGAGACCGAGGGCCGTCGCCGCCCGGGTGAGACTGCCGGCGTCGGCGATGGCCCGGACCGTTCTGAGATGCCGCAACTCCAGCTCCATGAGGGGAGCTTGCGGCGTGCGGCGGACGTGGGCAAGAGGTTGGTCCGGACCAACCTCCTGCCGAGGGCGGCCGCGCGGCGGGCGGTGGTGCGGACGCCGGGGTCACGGCTTGCGGGCCACCGCCACGTAGGCCCCGCTGTGGACGTCCTCCTGTCCGGCGACCGGCTCGCCGAGCTCCGGGTGCCACTCCTCGGCGGCGACGATGCCCGGGGCGGCCGGTTCGAGCCCCTCGAAGAAGCGGGCGAACCGGTCCCGGCCGCGCAGGTCCAGGGTGAGCCCGCCCGCCTTGTACATGTCGCGGACCTTCTGCGCGGCCTCCTCCGGGTGGAAGTCGGGGGTGAGGTGGGACATGATCAGCCAGCTGCCCGGGGCCAGGGCCTCCTTCAGGCGCTCCACCAGCTCGTAGGCGCCGTCGTCGTCGCCGAGGAAGTGCAGCAGCGCGATCAGGGAGAGCGCCACCGGCCGGTCGAAGTCCAGCACCTTCCGGGCGTGCTCCAGGATGGCCGCGGTGTCGCGGGCGTCGGCCTGCACGTAGTCGACGGCGCCCTCGGCGGTGCCGTGCAGCAGCGCCTCGGCGTGGGCCAGCACGATCGGGTCGTTGTCGCAGTAGACGACCCGGGCGTCGGGGGCGACCTCCTGGGCCACCTGGTGCAGGTTGGGCTCGGTGGGGATGCCGGTCCCGATGTCGAGGAACTGGCGGACCCCCTGCCCGGCCACCCAGCGGGTGGCGCGGTGCATGAAGGCCCGGTTCATCCGCGCCATGACCGGGATGGCCGGCGCGAAGGCCACCAGCTGCCTGCCCAGCTCCTCGTCCACCGGGTAGTTGTCCTTGCCGCCCAGGAACCAGTCGTACATCCGCGCGGGATGGGGCCGGCCGGTGTCGATGCGCATGCTCCGCACGGGTGTGTCCGCGTTCTGCTGTTCCACCTTGATTCCCCTTGCCGCGTAAGGCAGTTGGCCTGTGATCGTTCCGGCCACGATAGCCAGGCCCGGCCGGTACGGGGCGCCGGGCACCCTTTCCGCCGGAGGGGCCGCGACGCGGGCCGCGCCGTCTCGGTCCGGCCGCCTCCGCGTCTCACATCGCGGACCCTTCGGGCGTAGGTGCTGGCCTCGGCGTTTACATGCGGGTAACACTGAGGCGTCCCGCGCGCGGCAACGGCGCCGAGCGCTGATCGGCTCATCACCGGTTGCGTACCGGTGCCAGCCCTGCCCGAAAGGGGCCCCGTGACGACCCGACCCGAGACCCAGGCCCGGCTCGACGCCCTGCGGACGGAGATCGAGCGGCGCAACCCGGCCCAGCCGGAGTTCCACCAGGCGGTGCACGAGGTACTGGAGACGCTCGCGCCGGTCCTCGCGGCCCGGCCGGAGTACGCGGAGCCGGGGCTCGTCGAGCGGCTGTGCGAGCCCGAGCGGCAGATCATCTTCCGGGTGCCGTGGCAGGACGACCAGGGACGCGTCCACGTCAACCGCGGGTTCCGGGTGGAGTTCAACAGCGCCCTGGGCCCCTACAAGGGCGGCCTGCGCTTCCACCCCTCCGTCAACCTCGGGATCATCAAGTTCCTGGGCTTCGAGCAGATCTTCAAGAACGCGCTGACCGGGCTCGGCATAGGCGGCGGCAAGGGCGGCAGCGACTTCGACCCGCACGGGCGCAGCGACGCGGAGGTCATGCGGTTCTGCCAGTCGTTCATGACGGAGCTGCACCGGCACATCGGCGAGCACACCGACGTACCCGCCGGGGACATCGGCGTCGGCGGACGCGAGATCGGCTACCTGTTCGGGCAGTACCGGAGGATCACCAACCGGTGGGAGGCCGGTGTGCTCACCGGCAAGGGGCTCGGCTGGGGCGGCTCGGCGATCCGGCCCGAGGCGACCGGGTACGGGAACGTGCTCTTCGCGGCGGCCATGCTGCGCGAGCGCGGCGAGGACCTGGCGGGACAGGCCGCCGTCGTCTCCGGATCCGGCAACGTCGCGATCTACACCGTCGAGAAGCTGCTCGCCCTGGGGGCCCACCCGCTGACCTGCTCCGACTCCACCGGGTACGTCGTCGACGACAAGGGGATCGACGTGGAGCTGCTCAAGCAGGTCAAGGAGGTCGAGCGCGGGCGGATCGGCACCTACGCGGAGCGCCGCGGAAGCTCGGCGCGGTTCGTGCCCGGCGGACGCGTGTGGGAGGTGCCGGCCGACGTGGCCCTGCCGTCCGCCACCCAGAACGAGCTGGACGAGAAGGACGCGGCCACGCTGGTCCGCAACGGCGTGAAGGCGGTCTCCGAGGGCGCGAACATGCCCACCACGCCCGAGGCCGTCCACCTGTTCCAGCGGGCCGGCGTGGCGTTCGGGCCGGGCAAGGCCGCCAACGCGGGCGGCGTCGCGGTCAGCGCCCTGGAGATGGCGCAGAACCACGCCCGTACGCCGTGGTCCGCGGCCCGCGTCGAGGAGGAGCTGGCGCGGATCATGAACGACATCCACACCACCTGCCACGAGACCGCCGAGCGCTACGGCGCCCCCGGCGACTACGTGACCGGCGCCAACATCGCCGGATTCGAACGGGTGGCCGACGCCATGCTCGCCCAGGGCGTCATCTGACGGCCCGCGCCCCCGACGCGCCGCCGCGCCCGGCTCCGGGGCCCCCAGGCCGGGCGCGCGGCACGCCCGGGCAGCGGGCCGCCGGTCCCCGGTTTGACCTACGTCACCCCCGGGGTAATCTCTTCGGCTCGATTGGCGTCCGTCGTGCCCCGTATGGCAGACTAGCCGAGTTGCTCGGTCGAGTGTTGATGCTGCGCGCCTCCCGCCGGGAGGACCGGAAGCG contains the following coding sequences:
- a CDS encoding LysR family transcriptional regulator is translated as MELELRHLRTVRAIADAGSLTRAATALGLAQPALSAQLKRIERALGGALFERGRHGVRATALGELVLERTRVVLPAVTELQREAARFARTPRRTADRFRLGGTHGPLLGALVDRLADVAPDAQVTTCTSWSERELADLLVEGRIDFALVGVCGSAAPPGAEHLVWREIATDPVFVMVPDGHPLARRREVELTELADEEWACVPGDGCFGDCFSAACARAGFTPRRMYETDTASLAHLVQVGRAVGLCRATFPATPGITTRPLSGTPLTWRHLLGWHPAARQPDTAATVLALARGAHAGAAARSDSYADWLAARGAPPFHNAAQRVV
- a CDS encoding SAM-dependent methyltransferase, with amino-acid sequence MRIDTGRPHPARMYDWFLGGKDNYPVDEELGRQLVAFAPAIPVMARMNRAFMHRATRWVAGQGVRQFLDIGTGIPTEPNLHQVAQEVAPDARVVYCDNDPIVLAHAEALLHGTAEGAVDYVQADARDTAAILEHARKVLDFDRPVALSLIALLHFLGDDDGAYELVERLKEALAPGSWLIMSHLTPDFHPEEAAQKVRDMYKAGGLTLDLRGRDRFARFFEGLEPAAPGIVAAEEWHPELGEPVAGQEDVHSGAYVAVARKP
- the gdhA gene encoding NADP-specific glutamate dehydrogenase is translated as MTTRPETQARLDALRTEIERRNPAQPEFHQAVHEVLETLAPVLAARPEYAEPGLVERLCEPERQIIFRVPWQDDQGRVHVNRGFRVEFNSALGPYKGGLRFHPSVNLGIIKFLGFEQIFKNALTGLGIGGGKGGSDFDPHGRSDAEVMRFCQSFMTELHRHIGEHTDVPAGDIGVGGREIGYLFGQYRRITNRWEAGVLTGKGLGWGGSAIRPEATGYGNVLFAAAMLRERGEDLAGQAAVVSGSGNVAIYTVEKLLALGAHPLTCSDSTGYVVDDKGIDVELLKQVKEVERGRIGTYAERRGSSARFVPGGRVWEVPADVALPSATQNELDEKDAATLVRNGVKAVSEGANMPTTPEAVHLFQRAGVAFGPGKAANAGGVAVSALEMAQNHARTPWSAARVEEELARIMNDIHTTCHETAERYGAPGDYVTGANIAGFERVADAMLAQGVI